From one Sphingomonas xanthus genomic stretch:
- the pdeM gene encoding ligase-associated DNA damage response endonuclease PdeM: protein MVPFSFAGHDFLASPDGALFWPAEGALLVADLHLEKASWFARLGQFLPPYDSLATLQALSREVERTQAVRLFCLGDSFHDRFGCDRLPDAARELLTILTDRLDWVWVVGNHDSGFTDHCGGRIEEECLLSGVVLRHEAVIDEQRPEMSGHFHPKLRMSLKGRNVSRRCFVASPTKLIFPAFGALTGGLDAGHPEIRRKVGAGAAALVPVTDRLLRFPIAA, encoded by the coding sequence ATGGTTCCCTTTTCGTTCGCCGGTCACGATTTCCTCGCCAGCCCTGACGGCGCGCTGTTCTGGCCCGCCGAAGGCGCCCTGCTGGTTGCCGACCTTCACCTTGAAAAGGCCAGCTGGTTCGCGCGGCTCGGCCAATTCCTGCCCCCTTATGATTCTCTTGCGACCCTGCAGGCACTCAGCCGCGAGGTCGAGCGGACTCAGGCGGTCCGGCTCTTTTGCCTTGGCGACAGTTTCCATGACCGCTTCGGCTGCGACCGGCTTCCCGATGCGGCGCGCGAATTGCTGACCATCCTCACCGATCGGCTCGATTGGGTGTGGGTCGTCGGCAACCATGACAGTGGGTTCACCGATCATTGCGGTGGCCGGATCGAAGAGGAATGCCTGCTGTCGGGCGTGGTATTGCGGCACGAGGCGGTAATTGACGAACAGCGACCCGAAATGTCGGGACATTTTCACCCCAAGCTGCGGATGTCACTGAAGGGCCGGAACGTGTCGCGGCGCTGCTTCGTCGCCAGTCCGACGAAGCTGATCTTTCCCGCTTTTGGCGCACTGACCGGAGGGCTGGACGCCGGCCACCCGGAAATCCGGCGCAAGGTAGGAGCGGGCGCGGCGGCGCTGGTACCGGTCACCGACCGGCTGCTGCGCTTCCCCATTGCCGCCTAG
- the pabB gene encoding aminodeoxychorismate synthase component I: MWLLFDDARPGGAPPRLYRGPRDIVRAWSIEEVGPALAQVRRAVRGGRHAAGYLTYEAGHAFDPKLTHSRRQADGPLLAFGLFDGFEQPQIAGLLPSSDGAFAGSPRPRITRLAYEEAVARVRAHLFAGDFYQANLTFGCDVAVAGDPLALYARLRRSSRAGWGGVVLDDDRAILSLSPEQFFTINDGVLDARPMKGTAPRRADPAADRAEMEALAADAKQRAENLMIVDLMRNDLARVSRPGSVEVPQLFAVETYPTLHQLVSRVRSRLRGDADAITVLETIFPCGSVTGAPKVAAIDALRRLEPEARGSYTGSMGWIEPGGNAAFNVLIRTLDWRTGATVARLGLGSGLVVDSVARDEWAECLLKGDFVRAERQDFDLIETMRFDPAEGIVELDRHLDRMKKSAAELDFQFDRHAARNELQAATFGRKARAMVRLLLSPTGAMAIQVKPIDEPAHTPVPVALRPLPVEPGDFRLRHKTSDRRFYDRARQEDGAYETIFVDPDGRLTEGSRTSIFVERQGTLLTPPLSRGLIPGILRAKLIDEGRAIEAELTPDDLGAGFYVGNIVRGLVPAKLA, encoded by the coding sequence ATGTGGCTGCTGTTCGACGATGCCCGGCCCGGTGGGGCGCCGCCCCGGCTTTATCGCGGTCCGCGCGACATCGTCCGGGCATGGAGCATCGAGGAGGTGGGGCCGGCACTGGCGCAGGTGCGCCGCGCAGTTCGCGGCGGCCGGCACGCGGCGGGCTATCTCACATATGAAGCCGGTCATGCCTTCGACCCCAAGCTGACGCACAGCCGGCGCCAGGCCGACGGCCCGCTGCTTGCATTCGGTCTGTTCGATGGCTTCGAACAGCCGCAAATTGCCGGGCTGCTTCCCTCGTCCGACGGCGCCTTTGCCGGAAGTCCGCGTCCGCGCATCACGCGGCTCGCCTATGAAGAAGCGGTCGCCAGGGTCCGCGCCCATCTGTTTGCGGGCGACTTTTATCAGGCCAACCTGACCTTCGGCTGCGATGTCGCGGTCGCAGGCGATCCACTCGCGCTATACGCCCGCCTGCGGCGCTCGTCGCGCGCGGGCTGGGGCGGGGTCGTGCTCGACGACGATCGCGCGATCCTGTCGCTTTCGCCCGAACAGTTTTTCACCATCAATGACGGCGTGCTCGACGCGCGGCCGATGAAGGGCACCGCGCCGCGCCGCGCCGATCCTGCCGCCGACCGGGCAGAGATGGAGGCGTTGGCCGCCGATGCAAAACAACGCGCCGAGAATCTCATGATCGTCGACCTGATGCGCAACGACCTCGCCCGCGTTTCTCGACCGGGCAGCGTCGAGGTGCCCCAATTGTTCGCGGTCGAAACCTATCCGACGCTCCACCAGCTGGTGAGCCGCGTGCGATCGAGGCTGCGCGGCGACGCCGACGCGATCACCGTGCTTGAAACCATCTTCCCCTGCGGTTCGGTCACCGGCGCTCCCAAGGTGGCGGCGATCGATGCCCTGCGCCGGCTCGAACCCGAGGCCCGTGGCAGCTACACCGGCTCAATGGGGTGGATCGAGCCGGGCGGGAACGCAGCCTTCAATGTGCTGATCCGCACGCTGGACTGGCGCACGGGGGCAACAGTCGCGAGGCTGGGGCTCGGCTCGGGGCTTGTCGTCGACAGCGTCGCACGCGATGAATGGGCGGAGTGTTTGCTGAAGGGGGATTTCGTGCGGGCAGAGCGGCAGGACTTCGATCTGATCGAGACGATGCGATTTGACCCGGCCGAAGGCATCGTGGAGCTTGATCGCCACCTCGACCGCATGAAAAAATCGGCTGCCGAGCTCGACTTCCAGTTCGACCGCCACGCCGCCCGCAACGAACTTCAGGCGGCGACCTTCGGGCGCAAGGCCCGGGCGATGGTCAGGCTGCTGCTCTCTCCGACCGGCGCGATGGCCATCCAGGTCAAGCCGATTGACGAGCCTGCCCATACGCCGGTCCCGGTGGCACTGCGCCCCCTGCCGGTTGAACCCGGGGATTTCCGCCTTCGCCACAAGACCAGCGACCGCCGCTTTTATGACCGGGCGCGGCAGGAGGACGGCGCTTATGAAACCATCTTCGTCGATCCGGACGGCCGGCTGACCGAGGGGAGCCGGACGAGCATCTTCGTCGAGCGGCAGGGGACGTTGCTGACCCCGCCGCTGAGCCGTGGGCTGATCCCCGGCATTCTGCGCGCCAAGCTGATCGACGAGGGGAGGGCGATCGAGGCCGAGCTGACGCCCGACGACCTCGGGGCCGGCTTTTACGTCGGCAATATCGTGCGCGGCCTGGTTCCCGCGAAACTCGCCTAG
- a CDS encoding dipeptidase, whose amino-acid sequence MRSIVVLAALLIAAPVAAQTAIEPKVKARIDRLLKTTPLIDGHNDLPWALRQDFDLSTEGLEAATNRRTPPLMTDMARLRAGRVGGQFWSVYISGTIQGDEAIRTTIEQIDAARRIIDAYPADLELASSADDLMRIHRTGKIGSLLGMEGGRQIGGSLAALRRFHDLGVRYMTLTHNQTTEWADSATDEPRHDGLSSFGIKVVGEMNRLGMLIDLSHVSAGTARDAITASRAPVIFSHSDAFALNPHPRNVPDEILRLLPDNGGVMMVTFVPAFLRPANWAWSRERAAEEARLKSLYSFSKDQQAEGMKRWEASHPQPTLSVSDVADHIDHVAKVAGHDHVGIGGDLDGIDQTVPGLGGVDGYPLLFAELIRRGWSDANLAKLAGGNILRALKRAEAVAASMNSAKPALDKLP is encoded by the coding sequence ATGCGTTCGATTGTCGTCCTCGCCGCCCTGTTGATTGCTGCCCCGGTTGCCGCCCAGACGGCGATCGAGCCCAAGGTCAAGGCCCGTATCGACCGGCTATTGAAGACAACGCCACTGATCGATGGCCATAATGATTTGCCCTGGGCGCTGCGGCAGGATTTCGACCTGTCGACCGAAGGATTGGAGGCCGCAACCAACCGCCGCACGCCGCCGCTGATGACCGACATGGCCCGGCTTCGCGCAGGGCGCGTCGGCGGGCAATTCTGGTCGGTCTACATTTCCGGCACGATCCAGGGTGACGAGGCGATCCGCACGACAATCGAACAGATCGACGCAGCCCGCCGCATCATCGACGCCTATCCCGCCGACCTGGAACTGGCCTCGTCTGCTGACGACCTGATGCGAATCCATCGCACGGGAAAGATCGGCTCGCTGCTGGGGATGGAAGGCGGGCGCCAGATTGGCGGGTCCCTGGCCGCGCTGCGTCGCTTTCACGACCTCGGCGTCCGCTACATGACCCTGACTCACAACCAGACAACCGAATGGGCGGATTCGGCGACCGACGAACCCCGGCACGACGGGCTGAGCTCGTTCGGGATCAAGGTCGTCGGTGAAATGAACCGGCTCGGCATGCTGATAGACTTGAGCCATGTGTCCGCCGGCACCGCGCGCGACGCCATTACGGCAAGCCGCGCGCCAGTGATCTTTTCTCACTCCGATGCTTTCGCGCTCAATCCGCATCCCCGCAACGTGCCCGACGAGATCCTCCGCCTGCTGCCGGACAATGGCGGGGTCATGATGGTGACCTTCGTCCCCGCCTTCCTCCGCCCCGCGAACTGGGCGTGGTCGCGTGAGCGGGCCGCCGAGGAGGCGCGGCTCAAGTCGCTCTACAGTTTCAGCAAGGATCAGCAGGCGGAAGGCATGAAGCGTTGGGAGGCTTCCCATCCACAGCCCACGCTGTCGGTGAGCGATGTCGCCGACCATATCGACCATGTCGCGAAGGTCGCGGGGCATGACCATGTCGGGATTGGCGGCGACCTCGACGGGATCGACCAGACGGTGCCCGGACTGGGCGGCGTCGACGGTTATCCGCTGTTGTTCGCCGAACTGATCCGCCGCGGATGGAGTGATGCCAATCTCGCCAAATTGGCGGGCGGCAATATTCTTCGCGCACTTAAACGGGCCGAAGCCGTTGCAGCCTCGATGAATTCGGCGAAGCCGGCGCTCGATAAATTGCCATGA
- a CDS encoding S9 family peptidase encodes MSRNLFVALLASAAMSAPAAAEVAKPAALTATSVPAVPDALGARSRPYMEARSAGFGGWNARDRSMLISTRFGNVNQLHRVAAPLGMRRQISFEVEPLGGSWSPNGDTLLISKDSGGDEFFQLYTLANGRLNLLTAGGKSRNGFGAWSHDGKLIGFSSTERNGTDTDLYVMDPRNPATKRRVAEVRGGGWNIADFAPGNARAVVGEYVSVTKSNLHLLDIASGKLVPIGDHAKPIAYGGAQFAPDGTLWVTSDEGSDFQRLGRLDIASGKFTPVGGAARWDVDSFTISKDGRTIAFVTNEAGIARLSLMDVRSSRVRRVDSLPAGVIGGLEFAPWGPLGFTLTSAKSPADAYSLDPATLKVTRWTESETGGLDPNANVEPELVEVKSFDGETVSGFLYRPNPRRFPGKRPLIVNIHGGPEGQTRPGFLGRNNYLLNEQGIAIFFPNVRGSTGYGKRFVSLDNGPFKREDSVKDIGAFLGRLSADPALDSDRIAVTGGSYGGYMCYASAIHYADRFRGALCNVAISNFVTFLENTQSYRRDLRRVEYGDERDPTQRAKLEEISPLRRLGEIKAPLFIVQGANDPRVPKSEADQIVKALRDRGQTVWYLVGENEGHGFAKKENQDYQFWTTLMFWDQTLLKK; translated from the coding sequence ATGAGTCGTAACCTGTTTGTCGCGCTGCTTGCCAGCGCCGCCATGAGCGCGCCCGCCGCGGCAGAAGTCGCCAAGCCCGCGGCCCTCACCGCTACCAGCGTGCCGGCGGTTCCGGACGCGCTGGGCGCTCGATCGCGGCCCTATATGGAAGCGCGCTCTGCCGGGTTCGGCGGATGGAACGCGCGCGACCGCTCGATGCTGATTTCGACCCGCTTCGGCAACGTCAACCAGCTTCACCGCGTCGCGGCGCCGCTTGGCATGCGCCGCCAGATCAGCTTCGAGGTCGAGCCCTTGGGCGGCAGCTGGTCGCCGAACGGCGACACGCTGCTGATCTCCAAGGATAGTGGCGGCGATGAATTTTTCCAGCTCTATACGCTGGCCAACGGCCGCCTCAACCTGCTGACCGCGGGCGGCAAAAGCCGCAACGGCTTCGGTGCCTGGAGCCATGACGGCAAGCTGATCGGTTTCAGCTCGACCGAGCGCAACGGCACCGACACCGATCTTTACGTGATGGACCCGCGCAACCCCGCAACCAAGCGCCGTGTCGCCGAGGTCCGGGGCGGCGGGTGGAATATTGCCGACTTTGCCCCCGGCAATGCCCGCGCAGTGGTCGGCGAATATGTTTCGGTGACCAAGTCCAACCTTCACCTGCTCGACATCGCCAGCGGCAAGCTTGTACCGATCGGCGATCATGCAAAGCCGATCGCTTACGGCGGCGCACAGTTCGCGCCCGACGGCACGCTGTGGGTGACCTCCGACGAGGGGAGCGATTTTCAGCGACTCGGCCGGCTCGACATCGCCAGCGGCAAGTTCACCCCGGTCGGCGGCGCGGCGCGCTGGGACGTCGATAGCTTCACCATCTCCAAGGACGGCCGGACGATCGCCTTCGTTACCAACGAAGCGGGCATTGCGCGCCTGTCGCTGATGGATGTGCGCAGCAGCCGTGTCCGGCGGGTCGATTCGCTGCCCGCCGGCGTCATCGGCGGCCTTGAATTCGCGCCCTGGGGCCCGCTTGGCTTCACCCTGACGTCCGCAAAAAGCCCGGCCGATGCCTATTCGCTCGACCCGGCGACCCTCAAGGTCACCCGCTGGACCGAAAGCGAAACCGGGGGACTCGACCCCAACGCCAATGTCGAACCCGAACTGGTTGAAGTGAAGAGCTTCGACGGGGAGACGGTGTCGGGCTTTCTTTATCGTCCCAACCCCCGCCGTTTCCCTGGCAAGCGCCCGCTTATCGTCAACATCCACGGCGGACCAGAAGGACAGACCCGGCCTGGCTTCCTCGGCCGCAACAATTACCTGCTCAATGAGCAGGGCATCGCGATTTTCTTCCCCAATGTCCGCGGCTCGACCGGCTATGGCAAGCGCTTCGTCAGCCTCGACAACGGGCCATTCAAGCGCGAGGATTCGGTCAAGGACATCGGCGCCTTCCTCGGTCGGCTATCGGCCGACCCCGCGCTCGACAGCGATCGCATCGCGGTGACCGGCGGAAGCTATGGCGGTTATATGTGCTACGCCTCGGCGATCCATTATGCCGACCGTTTCCGCGGCGCGCTGTGCAACGTCGCCATCTCCAACTTCGTTACCTTCCTGGAAAATACCCAAAGTTACCGCCGCGATCTGCGCCGCGTCGAATATGGCGACGAACGCGATCCCACCCAGCGCGCCAAGCTGGAAGAAATCTCGCCGCTGCGCCGGCTTGGCGAAATCAAGGCGCCGCTGTTCATTGTCCAAGGCGCCAACGACCCGCGGGTCCCCAAGTCGGAAGCCGATCAGATCGTCAAGGCGCTGCGCGACCGCGGCCAGACGGTCTGGTACCTGGTCGGGGAAAATGAAGGCCATGGTTTCGCCAAGAAGGAAAATCAGGACTATCAGTTCTGGACCACGCTAATGTTCTGGGACCAGACGCTGCTCAAGAAATGA
- a CDS encoding MBL fold metallo-hydrolase: protein MTDPAVPPLRAAIIPVTPLQQNCTLLWCTETMRGAFVDPGGDLDRLKAAAREAGVTIEKIIVTHGHIDHCGQAGVLAAELGVPIEGPHEDDLFWIDRLAEDGARYGISGQPFQSDRYLHDGDTVTVGKLNFAIRHCPGHTPGHVVLHHPESKLAIVGDVLFQGSIGRTDFPRGSHQQLLDSITERLWPMGDDTRFIPGHGPMSTFGHERATNPFVADKVLQRA from the coding sequence ATGACCGATCCTGCCGTCCCGCCACTCCGCGCCGCCATTATCCCGGTCACGCCGCTGCAGCAGAATTGCACCCTGCTGTGGTGCACCGAGACGATGCGCGGCGCCTTCGTCGACCCCGGCGGGGATCTCGACCGACTGAAGGCTGCCGCGCGCGAGGCCGGCGTGACGATCGAGAAGATTATCGTCACCCATGGCCATATCGACCATTGCGGCCAGGCCGGCGTCCTAGCCGCAGAACTGGGCGTGCCGATCGAGGGACCGCATGAGGACGACCTGTTCTGGATCGACCGGCTTGCCGAGGACGGCGCCCGTTACGGGATCAGCGGCCAACCGTTCCAGTCCGACCGCTATCTCCACGACGGCGACACGGTCACCGTCGGCAAGCTCAACTTTGCAATCCGCCACTGTCCCGGCCACACGCCCGGCCATGTCGTGCTCCACCATCCGGAATCGAAGCTGGCGATCGTTGGCGACGTATTGTTCCAGGGATCGATCGGCCGAACCGACTTCCCGCGCGGCAGCCACCAGCAATTGCTCGATTCGATCACTGAGCGGCTATGGCCCATGGGCGACGACACCCGCTTCATTCCGGGTCATGGCCCAATGTCGACCTTCGGGCATGAGCGGGCGACCAACCCCTTCGTCGCGGACAAGGTGCTGCAACGCGCCTGA
- the rpmF gene encoding 50S ribosomal protein L32 gives MAVPKRKTSPSKRNMRRSHHALSPASFQECPNCGELKLPHNLCSACGHYNGREIVSTEA, from the coding sequence ATGGCCGTCCCTAAGAGAAAGACCTCGCCCTCGAAGCGCAACATGCGCCGCAGCCATCATGCGCTGTCGCCGGCTTCGTTCCAGGAATGCCCGAATTGTGGCGAGCTCAAGCTCCCGCACAATCTCTGCTCGGCCTGCGGCCACTATAACGGCCGCGAGATCGTTTCGACCGAGGCCTGA
- the plsX gene encoding phosphate acyltransferase PlsX gives MAVSPRIAIDAMGGDIGPAVMVAGMARARRKDRALKFDVYGDEQQIKPELEKHRPLMDAVTIHHTTDAIQASEKPSQAIRRAKTTSMGMAINAVKEGAADAALSAGNTGALMAMAKLALRTMPGIDRPALAALLPTLGQTDCVMLDLGANTECDAQNLVQFSVMGSAYARTVLGISKPRVKLLNIGTEELKGTGELKEAAALLREATYLPLKFDGFTEGDKLSRGDVDVVVTDGFSGNIALKTAEGTARFVTDLLRRAFTSSLRSKAGFALSKPALNLLKVHLDPNNHNGAVFLGLNGLVVKSHGSANYKGVANAIGVAASMVRNDITRKIGEDLDNFRAHAFAGDAAE, from the coding sequence ATGGCCGTGAGCCCGCGCATCGCGATCGACGCCATGGGTGGAGATATCGGCCCGGCGGTGATGGTCGCCGGGATGGCGCGCGCGCGCCGCAAAGACCGCGCGCTGAAATTCGATGTCTATGGCGATGAGCAGCAAATCAAGCCGGAGCTGGAAAAGCACCGACCGCTGATGGACGCGGTCACCATCCACCACACTACCGACGCCATCCAGGCGAGCGAGAAGCCGAGCCAGGCGATCCGCCGCGCTAAGACCACCTCGATGGGTATGGCGATCAATGCCGTGAAGGAGGGCGCCGCCGATGCCGCGCTGTCCGCCGGCAATACCGGCGCGCTGATGGCCATGGCCAAGCTCGCGCTGCGCACCATGCCGGGAATCGACCGGCCGGCGCTTGCCGCGTTGCTGCCGACACTAGGGCAGACCGACTGCGTCATGCTCGACCTTGGCGCCAATACTGAGTGCGATGCGCAGAACCTCGTCCAATTCTCCGTGATGGGCTCGGCCTATGCGCGCACCGTTTTGGGGATCAGCAAGCCGCGCGTGAAATTGCTCAATATCGGCACCGAGGAACTCAAGGGGACCGGAGAGCTGAAAGAGGCGGCCGCGCTGCTGCGCGAGGCGACCTACCTGCCGCTGAAGTTCGATGGCTTCACCGAGGGCGACAAGTTGAGCCGCGGCGATGTCGACGTGGTCGTGACCGACGGCTTTTCCGGCAATATCGCGCTCAAGACCGCGGAAGGCACCGCGCGCTTCGTCACCGACCTGCTCAGGCGCGCCTTTACCTCATCGCTTCGCTCCAAGGCAGGATTCGCCTTGTCCAAGCCAGCGCTGAACCTGCTCAAGGTCCATCTTGATCCCAACAATCATAATGGCGCGGTCTTCCTTGGCCTCAACGGGCTGGTGGTCAAAAGCCATGGCAGCGCCAACTATAAGGGCGTTGCGAATGCCATCGGCGTCGCCGCGTCGATGGTTCGCAACGACATCACGCGCAAGATTGGCGAAGACCTCGACAATTTCCGCGCCCACGCCTTTGCCGGAGACGCCGCTGAATGA
- a CDS encoding beta-ketoacyl-ACP synthase III has protein sequence MTLRSVLKGSGSALPLRRVDNAELADKVETSDEWIVERTGIRSRHIAADGETTATLATEACRKALEAAGLQPGDIDLIVLATATPDQTFPSSATKVQALLGIDDCIAFDVHAVCTGFLYALSVADAMLRGGNARRALVIGSETFSRILDWNDRTTCVLFGDGAGAIVLEAEAGEAGILSTRLHADGRHNGLLYVDGGPSTTGTVGKLRMKGREVFRHAVVNLAEVLSEVLGAAGLTPDDVDWVVPHQANARILDATARKLGLPAEKVIVTVDRHANTSAASVPLALDTAIRDGRIQRGDLLVLEAMGGGFTWGAAAVRY, from the coding sequence ATGACCCTTCGCTCGGTTCTCAAGGGTAGCGGATCCGCGCTTCCGTTACGGCGCGTTGACAACGCCGAACTGGCGGACAAGGTCGAAACGTCCGACGAGTGGATCGTCGAGCGGACGGGAATCCGCAGCCGCCACATTGCCGCAGACGGCGAAACGACCGCGACACTGGCGACCGAGGCGTGCCGCAAGGCGCTTGAGGCGGCTGGGCTGCAGCCGGGTGATATCGACCTCATCGTGCTGGCCACCGCCACGCCCGACCAGACCTTTCCTTCCTCGGCGACCAAGGTGCAGGCGCTGTTGGGCATCGATGACTGCATCGCCTTCGACGTTCATGCCGTCTGCACCGGCTTTCTTTACGCGCTGAGCGTCGCCGACGCGATGCTGCGCGGAGGCAATGCCAGGCGCGCGCTGGTGATCGGTTCCGAAACATTCAGCCGGATCCTCGACTGGAACGACCGGACCACCTGCGTCCTGTTCGGCGACGGGGCGGGCGCGATCGTGCTCGAGGCCGAAGCTGGCGAAGCGGGCATCCTGTCGACGAGATTGCACGCGGACGGCCGCCATAACGGCCTGCTCTATGTCGATGGCGGGCCGTCGACGACGGGGACGGTCGGCAAGCTGCGCATGAAGGGCCGCGAGGTGTTTCGCCATGCAGTTGTCAACCTCGCCGAGGTCCTGTCCGAAGTGCTCGGTGCCGCGGGCCTGACCCCCGACGATGTCGATTGGGTCGTGCCGCACCAGGCCAACGCCCGGATCCTCGACGCGACCGCACGCAAGCTTGGCCTTCCGGCCGAGAAGGTTATCGTAACCGTCGACCGCCATGCCAACACTTCGGCGGCGTCGGTTCCATTGGCGCTGGACACGGCGATTCGCGACGGGCGGATCCAGCGCGGCGACCTATTGGTGCTGGAAGCGATGGGCGGTGGCTTTACGTGGGGCGCTGCCGCGGTTCGCTATTGA
- a CDS encoding integration host factor subunit alpha, with protein sequence MADAGIARSEGLHSGTLTRADLADIVHNRLGVSRAESASIVERVLHHMCHSLSEGSNVKVSGFGTFILRDKGERIGRNPKTGVEVPIAPRRVLTFRASQIMRDRIAK encoded by the coding sequence ATGGCTGATGCGGGTATCGCCCGTTCGGAAGGTCTGCATTCGGGCACGCTGACCCGCGCGGACCTCGCTGATATCGTTCACAACCGGCTGGGCGTATCGCGCGCGGAGAGCGCAAGCATCGTCGAGCGGGTGCTTCACCACATGTGCCATTCGCTGAGCGAGGGTTCAAACGTGAAGGTATCCGGCTTTGGCACCTTCATCCTGCGGGACAAGGGCGAGCGGATCGGCCGCAACCCGAAGACCGGAGTCGAAGTCCCGATTGCGCCTCGCCGCGTCCTGACTTTCAGGGCCAGCCAGATCATGCGCGACAGGATTGCGAAGTAG
- a CDS encoding MerR family transcriptional regulator: MATGEKAPDAFRTIGELATDLGVAQHILRYWETKFPELKPLQRAGNRRYYRPADVALARRINRLLNEEGYTVKGVQKLLRSKEQPDDGVTPQAAAPPTQFAQPTRVTNDPRNAALDLDRLVKLRDRLAAAIAD; encoded by the coding sequence ATGGCGACCGGCGAAAAGGCCCCGGACGCCTTCCGTACCATTGGCGAACTTGCGACCGATCTGGGCGTTGCGCAGCACATCCTGCGCTACTGGGAAACCAAATTTCCCGAGCTGAAGCCGCTGCAGCGTGCGGGAAACCGCCGTTATTACCGGCCCGCCGATGTCGCATTGGCGCGGCGGATCAACCGCTTGCTCAACGAGGAAGGCTATACCGTCAAAGGCGTGCAGAAGCTGCTTCGTTCCAAGGAGCAGCCCGACGATGGTGTAACGCCACAAGCGGCCGCCCCGCCGACGCAATTCGCACAACCGACCAGAGTTACGAACGATCCTCGCAACGCCGCGCTTGACCTTGATCGACTGGTAAAGCTGCGCGACCGGCTGGCCGCGGCCATCGCCGACTAG
- a CDS encoding SixA phosphatase family protein, which translates to MRSLTMFRHAKTEHDSPSGRDFDRVLAERGRRDATRMGDEFRALGLSWDLVLSSPARRAAQTANLAGLDPVYDERIYDASTGYLLAIVQETPSSVRRLMLVGHNPGFEQLAAMLAGLPLDMATGTAVELVLPVDDWAAVGKERGTLARMLRPKELG; encoded by the coding sequence GTGAGAAGCTTGACGATGTTTCGCCACGCCAAGACCGAGCATGATTCGCCCAGCGGGCGCGACTTCGACCGGGTGCTGGCGGAGCGGGGGCGGCGTGATGCGACCCGCATGGGCGATGAATTTCGCGCCCTTGGACTGTCCTGGGACCTGGTCCTCAGCAGCCCTGCCCGGCGCGCCGCACAGACTGCGAATCTCGCCGGCCTCGATCCCGTCTATGACGAGAGAATCTATGATGCATCGACGGGCTATCTGCTGGCGATCGTGCAGGAAACGCCGTCCTCGGTCCGCCGGCTGATGCTGGTCGGCCATAACCCGGGTTTCGAACAGCTTGCCGCGATGCTCGCCGGGCTACCGCTCGACATGGCGACCGGCACGGCGGTGGAACTGGTGCTGCCAGTCGACGATTGGGCGGCGGTGGGCAAGGAGCGTGGGACTCTCGCGCGGATGTTGCGGCCGAAAGAACTCGGCTAG